The following are from one region of the Bradyrhizobium sediminis genome:
- a CDS encoding DUF2306 domain-containing protein, giving the protein MSLAPLLNAAPEIQLHAFAAMAAFALGAVQLAAPKGTLPHRTLGWVWVVLMLVISGSSFLIHGIKMWGPWSPIHLLSVLTPITLVMAVLAARAHRVHAHKTAMISLFAGALLLAGLFTLVPGRIMHDVLFGS; this is encoded by the coding sequence ATGTCGCTCGCGCCGCTGTTGAATGCCGCTCCCGAAATCCAGCTACACGCCTTTGCCGCGATGGCGGCCTTTGCCCTCGGCGCGGTCCAGTTGGCCGCGCCCAAAGGCACGCTGCCGCACCGGACGCTGGGGTGGGTCTGGGTGGTGCTGATGCTGGTGATCAGCGGATCCTCGTTTCTGATCCACGGGATCAAGATGTGGGGACCGTGGAGCCCGATTCACCTGCTGTCGGTGTTGACGCCCATCACGCTGGTGATGGCCGTGCTGGCGGCCCGCGCACACCGCGTGCACGCCCACAAGACCGCGATGATATCGCTCTTCGCCGGTGCGCTACTACTCGCGGGGTTGTTCACGCTGGTGCCGGGACGGATCATGCACGACGTCCTGTTCGGCTCCTAG